The following coding sequences are from one Canis lupus baileyi chromosome 19, mCanLup2.hap1, whole genome shotgun sequence window:
- the WDR82 gene encoding WD repeat-containing protein 82, protein MKLTDSVLRSFRVAKVFRENSDKINCFDFSPNGETVISSSDDDSIVLYDCQEGKPKRTLYSKKYGVDLIRYTHAANTVVYSSNKIDDTIRYLSLHDNKYIRYFPGHSKRVVALSMSPVDDTFISGSLDKTIRLWDLRSPNCQGLMHLQGKPVCSFDPEGLIFAAGVNSEMVKLYDLRSFDKGPFATFKMQYDRTCEWTGLKFSNDGKLILISTNGSFIRLIDAFKGVVMHTFGGYANSKAVTLEASFTPDSQFIMIGSEDGKIHVWNGESGIKVAVLDGKHTGPITCLQFNPKFMTFASACSNMAFWLPTIDD, encoded by the exons ATGAAGCTGACCGACAGCGTGCTGCGGAGTTTCCGCGTCGCCAAGGTGTTTCGCGAGAACTCGGACAAGATTAACTGCTTCGACTTCAGCCCCAACGGCGAGACGGTCATCTCGAGCAGCGACGACGACTCGATCGTGCTCTACGACTGCCAGGAGGGCAA ACCAAAGAGAACCCTGTACAGTAAGAAATATGGCGTGGACCTCATCAGATATACCCATGCAGCAAACACAGTCGTTTACAGCTCTAACAAAATAGACG ATACTATTCGTTACCTGTCCTTGCATGACAACAAATACATCAGATACTTTCCTGGACATAGCAAAAG GGTGGTGGCCTTGTCCATGTCACCTGTGGATGACACTTTCATTTCTGGGTCTCTTGATAAGACCATTCGACTCTGGGATCTCCGGTCTCCTAACTGCCAG ggCCTCATGCATCTACAAGGCAAGCCAGTTTGTTCCTTTGATCCAGAAGGGTTAATTTTTGCTGCAGGTGTCAATTCTGAAATGGTTAAACTTTATGACCTTCGCTCTTTTGATAAG GGGCCATTTGCGACTTTTAAGATGCAGTACGATCGGACTTGTGAGTGGACAGGACTTAAGTTCAGCAATGATGGTAAACTCATCCTCATCTCCACCAATGGCAGCTTCATCCGTCTCATCGATGCATTCAAAGGAGTGGTGATGCACACCTTTGGG GGTTATGCCAATAGCAAAGCTGTTACTCTGGAAGCCTCATTTACTCCAGACTCCCAGTTTATTATGATTG GTTCAGAGGATGGCAAGATCCATGTCTGGAATGGAGAGAGTGGTATAAAAGTAGCTGTGTTGGATGGCAAGCACACAGGCCCCATTACTTGTTTGCAGTTCAACCCCAAGTTCATGACCTTTGCCAGCGCATGTTCCAACATG GCCTTTTGGTTGCCTACCATTGATGACTGA
- the PPM1M gene encoding protein phosphatase 1M isoform X7 produces the protein MVALQPPMHLSGRCVCPSDPQFVEEKGIRAEDLVIGALENAFQECDEVIGRELEASGQVGGCTALVAVFLQGKLYVANAGDSRAILVRKDEVRPLSSEFTPETERQRIQQLAFVYPELLAGEFTRLEFPRRLKGDDLGQKVLFRDHHMRGWSYKCVEKSDLKYPLIHGQGRQARLLGTLAVSRGLGDHQLRVLDTNIQLKPFLLSVPQVTVLDVDQLELQEEDVVVMATDGLWDVLSNEQVARLVRSFLPGNQEDPHRFSELAKMLIHSTQGKDDGPTGEGQVSYDDISVFVIPLHSQGQRSSGH, from the exons ATGGTGGCCCTTCAGCCCCCCATGCACCTCAGCGGCCGTTGCGTCTGCCCCAGTGACCCCCAGTTTGTGGAAGAAAAGGGCATTAGGGCAGAAGACTTGGTGATCGGGGCTCTGGAGAATGCCTTCCAGGAATGT GATGAGGTGATCGGGCGGGAGCTGGAGGCCTCAGGCCAGGTGGGCGGCTGCACGGCCCTGGTGGCTGTGTTCCTGCAGGGAAAGCTGTATGTGGCCAACGCTGGGGATAGCAG GGCCATATTGGTACGGAAAGATGAGGTGCGACCCCTGAGCTCCGAGTTCACCCCAGAGACTGAGCGGCAGCGGATCCAGCAGCTG GCCTTTGTCTACCCTGAGCTTCTGGCTGGTGAGTTCACCCGGCTGGAGTTCCCCCGGCGACTGAAGGGGGATGACTTGGGGCAGAAAGTTTTGTTCCGGGACCACCACATGAGAGGCTG GAGCTACAAGTGCGTGGAGAAGTCGGATCTCAAGTACCCACTGATCCATGGGCAGGGTAGGCAG GCTCGGTTACTGGGAACACTGGCTGTCTCCCGGGGCCTGGGAGACCATCAGCTCAGAGTCctggacacaaacattcagctCAAGCCCTTCTTGCTCTCTGTCCCCCAG GTGACTGTACTGGATGTGGACCAGCTGGAGCTGCAGGAGGAGGATGTGGTTGTCATGGCAACTGACGGGCTCTGGGATGTCCTGTCCAATGAGCAGGTGGCACGGCTAGTACGGAGCTTCCTCCCTGGCAACCAAGAGGACCCACACAG GTTCTCGGAGCTGGCCAAAATGCTGATACACAGCACACAAGGGAAGGACGACGGTCCCACAGGGGAAGGGCAGGTATCCTACGACGACATCTCGGTGTTCGTGATTCCTTTGCACAGCCAGGGCCAAAGGAGCAGTGGCCACTGA